In Candidatus Palauibacter soopunensis, the sequence TCGCGCTGAACCCAGAGGTGGAGGATGTTCTGCCGTTTCTCGTCGATCTTCTCCGTGGCCTCGGCGGTCGTCCACTCGATCTGCCGGTTCCGGTCCTTCCGGAAGACGGTCGTGACCATGAAGAAGATGAGCAGGAGGAACGCGATGTCGGCCATGGACGAGGTGGGGATCGACCCGTCCGACCCGGACTTTTTCTTGAAGCCGCTGTCCTTGATGGCCATCTAGTTCTCCATCTCCTGTAGCGAGATTCGCTCGGCGCCCGCCAGCTTCACCTCATCGAGCACGTTGACCATGTGACGGTAGGGCGCGTTGGGGTGCGTCTGAATGGCGGCGATGAGGTTCTCGTTGCCCGCCAGTTCGGTGCGCAGGATGTTCGCCACCTGCGTGTGCGCCACGACCTGTTCCTGTTCGCTCTCGCCCCGGCGCACGATGACGCGGCCGTCAGGCTGCACGATGAAGAAGATCAGGTTCCGCCCCGACACATCCTGCTCCTCGGACTGTTCCGGGAGCACGATCGGCAGTCCCCGCTCCTCGTTGAACACCGTCGTCGTGAGGAAGAAGACCAGGAGGAGGAACGCGATGTCCGCCATCGAAGAGGTCGGGATCTCGTCCGACACCTTCTGCTTGCGTTTCATGATCGCCATTGTGGACTTCTTTCTCCGTTTGTCGCCCCGGGGTACGACCCGGGCTCGTCAGCTCGCCCGCGCGCCCCGGTCCTCGAGGTCCCAGATGAGCCCGAGCACCTCCTGCGCCCCTTCCTCCATGTCGAGGATGAGACGATCGATGCGGGTGACGAAAAAGTTGTAGCCGATGTTGACGGGGATCGCGATCGAAAGCCCCGTCGCGGTCGTAATGAGCGCCACCTTGATGCCGCCGGCGACGAGGCCCGGCTCGACCTGTCCCGCGATCTCGATGGCCTGGAAGGCGAGAATCATCCCGATCACGGTTCCGAGGAACCCCAGCATGGGGGCGACGTTGGCGATCGTGCCCAGGACCGTGAGGCCGCGTTCGAGGAAGTCGAGCTCGATCACGCCCGTCGTGGCGATCGCCTTCTGGATGTCCTTTCCATCGGAGCGCGCATCGCCGCCGCGGTCGCGGAGCCGGCGCAGACCGGCGAGGAGGATGGCCGCGACGGGTCCCCGTGTTTCTTCAGCCGTCGTGATCGCTTCGCCGAGGCGGCCGCTCACGCCGAGGTTCTCGATCTCCTGGAGCAGCTTCTTCGAGTCGCGGTGGGCAATCGTGAGGGTCCACGCCTTGGCCAGCATCACGCCGATCGCGATCAGCGAGCAGAGGACGAGGGGGTACATCATGAACCCGCCATCGGTGAACAGAGTCAGCAGCTCGTACTGATTGCCCATATCGCCTGCCCGTGAGGGATTTGTCGCCCGATTCCCGGCCTGGTCGTAACTCGCAAAAAGTTTAGGGGACGGACGGAGCCTCGTCAAACCGTTTGGGACCATCCGGCCGATCCGCGGACTCCGCGTCGAGATCGGCGCCGGGGCGGCTCAGTTCGGGCGCCGGGACGTCGGCGGCCAGGTGGTCCCGGAGCTGGTGCGCCGCGAGGTTCCGGCGCAGGACGCCGCGACGGGCGAGCGAAATCTGGCTTGTCTCCTCGGACACCACGACAACGTACGCGTCGGTCTCCTCGGAAAGGCCGAGCGTGGCGCGGTGCCGGGTCCCCAGCGTCCGGTCGCTGAGGGGATACTGCGTGAGCGGGAGATGGACGCCGGCGGCGACGATCTGCCCGTCGCGCACGACGACCGCCCCATCGTGGAGGGGCGACTTGGGCGTGAACAGAGACACGAGCAGGCTGGACGACACGTCGGCCCGGAGGCGCGTCCCCGTCTTCTCTATATACTCTTCGAGAGACAGTTCGCGTTCGATCGCGATGATCGCCCCCGTCCGGGTGCGGGACAGTTCGGCGGCCGCCTTCGCGATCTCATCCGCGACCGCCTCGCTCCGCTCCTGCAGGCGCGTGAGCGCGCTCAGCACGCGGCTGCGGCCGAGCCGGGCGAGCGCGTTCCGCAGTTCGGGGTGAAAGACGACGATGAGCGCGAAGGCGCCGTAGGTGAAGGCCTGCGAGAGAATCGACCGGATGAGGTCGAGGCTCAGCCAGCCCGCCGCCGCGTATACCGCCGCGAGCAGGACGAGGCCGAACAGCATCTGGAACGCCCTCGTGCCGGACCAGAGGATGAGCACCCGGTAGATGAGGACCGCGACGACGGTGATCTCGAAGACGTCCAGAAGATCGATCTGAAGGAGGCCCAGGTAGTTCCAGAAGGCATCCATCAGTTGCGGCCTCCAGCCGCGCGCGGACGGGCGGACGGACGGGCGCCGCGAACGTCGCCGGCGCGACGGGCATCGATCGCTCCCTCGACGTCGAGCGCCTGACGCATTTCACGCACATCGTGCACGCGGAGCACATCGGCGCCGCGCCGCGCCGCGGCCAGACACGCCGTGACGGAGGCGGTCACGCGCTCGGCCGGCCCCACATCGAGCAGCGCTCCGAGAAAGGACTTGCGCGACGGGCCGACCCACACCGCCGCTCCGAGCGATGCGATCTCGTCGAGCCGCGCCAGCAGCTCGAGATTGCCGCCCAGGGACTTGCCGAAGCCGATCCCCGGGTCGACCGCGATCTGATCCGGCTCGCAGCCGGCCTCGAGCGCCGTCCGCCGGGCCTCGGCGAGGGCGCCGCGGACCTCCGCCGCGACGTCGCCGTAGGCGGTGTCGAGCTGCATGGTGCGTGGCGTGCCGCGCATGTGCATGAGAACGAGCCCGACGCCCGTCCGGGCCGCG encodes:
- the cdaA gene encoding diadenylate cyclase CdaA, translated to MDAFWNYLGLLQIDLLDVFEITVVAVLIYRVLILWSGTRAFQMLFGLVLLAAVYAAAGWLSLDLIRSILSQAFTYGAFALIVVFHPELRNALARLGRSRVLSALTRLQERSEAVADEIAKAAAELSRTRTGAIIAIERELSLEEYIEKTGTRLRADVSSSLLVSLFTPKSPLHDGAVVVRDGQIVAAGVHLPLTQYPLSDRTLGTRHRATLGLSEETDAYVVVVSEETSQISLARRGVLRRNLAAHQLRDHLAADVPAPELSRPGADLDAESADRPDGPKRFDEAPSVP
- the folP gene encoding dihydropteroate synthase; this translates as MIAGILNVTPDSFSDGGRFEQPRKAIARGRQIAEEGAAILDIGAESTRPGADPVPADEEWARLEPVLRGLRDLPIPVSVDTHKLEVAERAVDAGAAAINDVTALRADPALARLAARTGVGLVLMHMRGTPRTMQLDTAYGDVAAEVRGALAEARRTALEAGCEPDQIAVDPGIGFGKSLGGNLELLARLDEIASLGAAVWVGPSRKSFLGALLDVGPAERVTASVTACLAAARRGADVLRVHDVREMRQALDVEGAIDARRAGDVRGARPSARPRAAGGRN
- a CDS encoding biopolymer transporter ExbD gives rise to the protein MAIMKRKQKVSDEIPTSSMADIAFLLLVFFLTTTVFNEERGLPIVLPEQSEEQDVSGRNLIFFIVQPDGRVIVRRGESEQEQVVAHTQVANILRTELAGNENLIAAIQTHPNAPYRHMVNVLDEVKLAGAERISLQEMEN
- a CDS encoding MotA/TolQ/ExbB proton channel family protein — its product is MGNQYELLTLFTDGGFMMYPLVLCSLIAIGVMLAKAWTLTIAHRDSKKLLQEIENLGVSGRLGEAITTAEETRGPVAAILLAGLRRLRDRGGDARSDGKDIQKAIATTGVIELDFLERGLTVLGTIANVAPMLGFLGTVIGMILAFQAIEIAGQVEPGLVAGGIKVALITTATGLSIAIPVNIGYNFFVTRIDRLILDMEEGAQEVLGLIWDLEDRGARAS